In Spirochaetota bacterium, a genomic segment contains:
- a CDS encoding metalloregulator ArsR/SmtB family transcription factor: MEIVQYYKALADETRLRLLNLLLRHELNVNEIVSVMGMGQPRISRHLKILTDCGLLKFRRDGLWVFYSAAQEGRGGDFNDLFRDFVGNNQDLKQDYMAMKAILEEGLKEKTRFFDSIASEWDDIKLGIFGTVNISDEIVERIADCDVAADLGCGTGELLIPIRKKARKVIGVDKSPRMLEEAERRLASNGKGIELRIGEMEHLPMRDQEADAAIINMVLHHLPSPDTSILEAGRVLKTGGSLIIVDLDKHQNEEMRKKYEHRWLGFTKKNIEKWLSAGGFLPREFVQFDARDGLKIDLFVSIKK; encoded by the coding sequence ATGGAAATAGTTCAGTATTATAAAGCCCTGGCTGACGAAACGCGTTTGCGTCTGCTGAATCTTCTTCTTCGTCATGAACTAAATGTCAATGAAATTGTCTCGGTCATGGGGATGGGGCAGCCGCGAATTTCACGGCATTTAAAAATATTGACCGATTGCGGCCTTCTTAAATTTCGCCGGGATGGACTGTGGGTTTTCTATAGTGCGGCACAGGAAGGACGTGGAGGCGACTTTAACGACCTATTTCGCGATTTTGTCGGCAATAATCAGGATTTGAAACAAGATTATATGGCGATGAAAGCCATCCTGGAGGAAGGATTAAAAGAAAAGACCAGGTTTTTCGATTCAATTGCTTCGGAATGGGACGACATAAAGCTCGGGATATTCGGCACTGTAAATATTTCTGATGAAATCGTGGAGCGAATAGCTGATTGCGATGTCGCCGCGGACCTGGGCTGCGGAACCGGTGAATTGCTCATTCCTATCAGGAAAAAGGCCAGGAAGGTCATTGGCGTGGATAAGTCGCCAAGGATGCTGGAAGAAGCGGAGCGTCGACTCGCATCAAACGGAAAGGGCATCGAGCTCAGGATCGGCGAAATGGAACATCTTCCCATGCGTGACCAGGAGGCTGACGCGGCGATTATCAACATGGTCCTTCATCACCTGCCGTCTCCGGACACAAGCATACTGGAAGCGGGAAGGGTCCTTAAAACGGGCGGCTCGCTGATAATCGTTGATCTGGATAAGCACCAGAATGAAGAAATGAGAAAAAAATATGAACACCGGTGGCTTGGATTTACAAAAAAGAATATTGAAAAATGGCTTTCGGCCGGCGGATTTTTGCCCCGGGAATTTGTTCAGTTTGACGCGCGGGACGGTTTGAAAATCGACCTGTTTGTTTCTATAAAAAAATAG
- a CDS encoding class I SAM-dependent methyltransferase has translation MFSDIYAPYHPLESWFYDSAVAPVISESIDMNNDLQFQFMRSMPETARILDVGCGGGHLAASLAGRHPGWRITGVDLSVHQVRRALKRCGVLDEQTRFVAGSALALPFRSGSFDGLISVCAIKHWPEPARGLAECLRVLRPGGTLAILEVDRNRGGDDERAFVARQRVPFFLKPFALAGFKWKVAARSLTMDEGVELFKGTAAAIRTYTMPGMPLWMIIARKGTIQVTSQGVNE, from the coding sequence ATGTTTAGCGATATATACGCCCCCTATCACCCCCTTGAATCGTGGTTTTATGATTCGGCCGTAGCGCCGGTCATATCCGAATCAATCGACATGAACAACGATCTGCAATTCCAGTTCATGCGATCAATGCCGGAAACGGCAAGAATTCTGGATGTCGGATGCGGCGGCGGCCACCTTGCCGCCTCCCTGGCCGGCCGGCATCCCGGTTGGCGGATCACCGGGGTGGACCTTTCTGTTCATCAGGTGCGGCGCGCCCTGAAGCGCTGCGGGGTATTGGACGAACAAACCCGGTTCGTCGCCGGATCCGCCCTTGCGCTGCCCTTCAGGTCAGGCTCCTTTGACGGTTTGATCAGCGTATGCGCCATCAAGCACTGGCCTGAGCCTGCGCGGGGCCTGGCAGAGTGCCTGCGGGTGCTCCGTCCCGGCGGGACCCTGGCGATACTGGAAGTGGACCGAAACCGCGGCGGCGACGACGAGCGGGCCTTTGTCGCGCGGCAGCGTGTGCCGTTCTTTTTAAAGCCCTTTGCCCTGGCCGGATTCAAATGGAAGGTCGCGGCGCGGTCCCTCACGATGGATGAGGGTGTTGAGCTGTTCAAAGGCACCGCCGCCGCCATCAGGACCTATACCATGCCGGGGATGCCCCTCTGGATGATCATCGCCAGGAAAGGGACAATCCAAGTCACATCTCAAGGAGTAAATGAATGA
- a CDS encoding diaminopimelate decarboxylase, giving the protein MADKKLPFSREQIERILGEYPTPFHIYDEKGMRENARRLVKAFSWAPGFKEYYAVKACPNPHIMKLLKEEGFGSDCSSLAELVLAERTGVTGENIFFSSNDTPAAEYVKARGLGAIINLDDITHIPFLEKHVGIPEVISFRYNPGPLRGGNHIIGHPEDAKYGFTRPQLFEGYHAMRDKGVKRFGLHTMVASNELDPDYFVDTADMLFNLVLEIHLQEGIRFEFVNLGGGFGIPYRPEDTAIDLEYVAEKIRERYEKTIAAAGLHPLKIFMESGRMITGPFGYLVARAIHRKNIYKNYIGLDASMANLMRPALYGAYHHITVIGKEDRTRDRVYDVTGSLCENNDKFAIDRRLPEIEIGDIVVIHDAGAHGHAMGFNYNGKLRSAELLLKEDGSVEMIRRAETLDDYFATLDFSRL; this is encoded by the coding sequence ATGGCTGATAAAAAACTTCCCTTTTCAAGGGAGCAGATAGAACGTATCCTCGGGGAATACCCGACACCCTTTCATATTTATGATGAAAAAGGGATGAGGGAGAACGCCCGGCGCCTCGTGAAGGCCTTTTCCTGGGCGCCCGGCTTCAAGGAATACTACGCGGTCAAGGCCTGTCCCAATCCCCATATCATGAAGCTCCTCAAGGAAGAGGGGTTCGGCTCGGACTGCAGCTCCCTGGCGGAGCTGGTGCTGGCCGAACGGACCGGTGTAACCGGGGAGAATATTTTCTTCAGCTCCAACGATACGCCGGCCGCGGAATATGTCAAGGCCCGGGGGCTGGGTGCCATCATCAACCTCGACGATATCACCCATATTCCCTTTCTGGAAAAGCATGTCGGGATTCCCGAGGTCATATCCTTCAGGTACAATCCCGGGCCCCTGCGCGGCGGCAATCATATCATCGGCCACCCGGAGGACGCGAAGTACGGCTTCACGCGGCCGCAGCTTTTCGAGGGCTACCATGCCATGCGCGACAAGGGGGTGAAGAGGTTCGGCCTCCACACCATGGTCGCCTCCAACGAGCTCGATCCCGATTATTTCGTGGACACGGCGGACATGCTCTTCAATCTCGTCCTGGAGATCCACCTCCAGGAGGGGATACGCTTCGAGTTCGTGAACCTCGGCGGCGGCTTCGGCATACCCTACCGGCCTGAGGACACCGCCATCGATCTGGAATACGTGGCGGAAAAGATCCGCGAGCGCTATGAGAAGACGATCGCGGCCGCGGGGCTCCATCCCCTCAAGATATTCATGGAGAGCGGCAGGATGATAACGGGGCCCTTCGGCTACCTGGTGGCCAGGGCTATCCACCGGAAGAACATCTACAAGAACTATATCGGCCTGGACGCGTCCATGGCCAACCTCATGCGGCCCGCACTGTACGGCGCCTATCATCACATCACCGTGATCGGCAAGGAGGATCGGACGCGGGACCGCGTGTACGACGTGACCGGTTCGCTCTGCGAGAACAACGACAAGTTCGCCATTGACCGCCGCCTGCCGGAGATCGAGATCGGCGATATCGTGGTCATCCATGACGCGGGCGCCCACGGCCATGCCATGGGCTTCAACTACAACGGCAAGCTCAGGTCGGCTGAGCTGCTGCTGAAGGAGGACGGCTCCGTGGAGATGATACGCCGCGCCGAAACGCTGGACGATTATTTCGCCACGCTCGATTTTTCCCGCCTGTAG
- a CDS encoding chemotaxis protein, with protein sequence MTKNDTKNEKKHDDTSKSKIFSDVIIENNKRLLYAFLFIMCFANVAVTAIKAAGIGSKYLEYEHIVIELIIVAVTLTASVLISNRFKGKIASGYIMITGILFCITVFEYTFHGAKQLFATRYIPLALSIFYFNTPVTIYTTVLVFISQTVIFIISPELRLPPPYSDTAVRYILYGMTGVGAFYGSRATRRLLNFAIYQHDEAKKSLTGLRGMAVAVTQSMDIMKKETVEHDHITKTMNDISQHQAAALEEITTSLEELASNSSTISDIARSLYEELAITVDSVNDLKSVNDKVQESSQEMNRSLNEVTEYSGATADQIRLTEQKFNTVKVKSDEMASFVQIINDIADKVNLLSLNAAIEAARAGDYGRGFAVVADEISKLADATTQNAKEIGNIISENLKLIDESGKLIIMSVDTMAKLNDAILAIKVEVTEVGNLISDIGVTIKTIKNFSTKIHESSKTIENSTSEQKIATDESTKTAFDIAQNSQEIVNIALKLSRSTSIINELTAELDRVIGEMVQ encoded by the coding sequence ATGACAAAAAACGATACAAAAAATGAGAAAAAACATGACGATACCAGCAAATCCAAAATCTTCTCCGACGTTATCATAGAAAACAACAAGCGACTGTTATACGCGTTCCTTTTCATCATGTGCTTCGCCAACGTGGCCGTTACTGCCATCAAGGCCGCGGGCATAGGTTCGAAATACCTGGAATACGAGCATATCGTCATCGAGCTAATCATCGTCGCCGTGACCCTGACCGCGAGCGTGCTCATATCCAACCGGTTCAAAGGCAAAATAGCTTCCGGCTACATCATGATCACGGGCATCCTTTTCTGCATCACCGTATTCGAATACACTTTTCACGGCGCGAAACAGCTCTTCGCCACACGGTACATCCCCCTGGCCCTGAGCATTTTTTATTTCAACACCCCGGTGACCATCTATACCACTGTGCTGGTATTCATTTCCCAGACCGTAATATTCATCATCAGCCCGGAGCTGCGCCTGCCGCCGCCCTATTCGGACACGGCGGTGCGCTATATCCTGTACGGCATGACGGGCGTCGGCGCCTTCTACGGCTCCCGTGCCACCCGGAGGCTCCTGAACTTCGCCATCTACCAGCATGACGAGGCGAAGAAGAGCCTCACCGGACTCCGCGGCATGGCGGTGGCCGTCACCCAGTCCATGGACATCATGAAAAAAGAGACCGTGGAGCACGACCATATCACCAAGACCATGAACGATATTTCCCAGCACCAGGCCGCGGCCCTCGAGGAGATCACCACGTCCCTGGAGGAGCTGGCGTCGAATTCCAGCACCATCAGCGATATCGCCCGGTCCCTCTACGAGGAGCTGGCCATCACCGTCGATTCGGTGAACGACCTGAAGTCCGTGAACGACAAGGTCCAGGAGAGCTCCCAGGAGATGAACCGGTCGCTGAACGAGGTCACCGAATACTCCGGGGCCACCGCTGACCAGATCAGGCTCACCGAGCAGAAATTCAACACAGTCAAGGTTAAATCGGACGAGATGGCCAGCTTCGTGCAGATCATCAACGACATCGCCGACAAGGTCAACCTCCTCTCCCTCAACGCGGCCATCGAGGCGGCCCGGGCAGGGGATTACGGCAGGGGCTTCGCGGTCGTGGCGGACGAGATATCGAAGCTTGCCGACGCGACGACCCAGAACGCCAAGGAGATCGGCAACATCATCAGCGAGAACCTGAAGCTCATTGACGAGAGCGGCAAGCTCATCATCATGTCCGTGGACACCATGGCCAAGCTCAACGACGCAATCCTGGCCATCAAGGTCGAGGTCACCGAGGTGGGCAACCTCATCTCAGACATCGGCGTCACCATCAAGACGATCAAAAACTTCAGCACCAAGATCCACGAATCGAGCAAGACCATCGAGAATTCGACATCGGAGCAGAAGATCGCCACGGACGAATCGACCAAGACGGCCTTCGATATCGCCCAGAACTCGCAGGAAATCGTCAACATAGCCCTGAAGCTGTCCCGCTCGACCTCGATAATAAACGAGCTGACCGCCGAACTGGACCGCGTTATCGGCGAGATGGTGCAGTAG
- a CDS encoding RICIN domain-containing protein, whose protein sequence is MIKHLLLLSAALFAAYATAFGNSDPDTLMFYTIEAAPGGTVIDIEGGGTANDVPAIMYRKNGGSNQQFRFILYGNEGWHLIQGRGSGKYLTVANDNVVQRSLSHNYDTQLWRVTAAGDGYRFITKNGGAMATGKAPKKNNDIVIVTRSALPGKTWILSPALNERETAAMKAAEAWIRGNSNEYKQIIGSAAGSEQGALLFQTARFIHTSYHKPDAAVPVYLEARKAGYDEPNLFESLADAYHGSKKSPQGAACLDDGYRERLSILVSAPSGTGSRASRDYEKKRKALLETAAALIDFHAGKLNSFTRGPEIYNDLSKRGISLNHRRFQRSCAESAFWAGNEAFASGDYKAAAARYDVVMALDGVSGEPGKIIKRYDLDRILSILERRRALGTIMPDYIQKHTALFVLTFSAQFKGKENIVSIYNSYTEQDPRVKKTIINQDLMARMVEAFTGGRLSIRYDRHFLKKSTLTDFYEWKSKKRGMVCSPQMNSFTPEDEIIDIMGSTVADTDVYEIYWDKTGLPRGEYICFGGSTTGYPVIPYTLSIPRRGFMENHIGRSTGLGLVFHEYFHTVERVGGFKTQDDEENIISYYPEYAKTRSALGYYDYMFTTKLAAMVGGHDAKKLEGGWRAFSFSSRSPFRMQGVKLKRLTKLALDIPLDRRKESRMIQEKARAKDKAGRKDEAFALYEKAFGINPSFVEFYKLSARRSAAAGRNDEAARSMETYLSHADSSGDARWLGNLLIEKLDRAGDAERYYAEAYRLGAGRTIARISLDAGWRFFKKGNNDKALTYFEKGLTADNCDEKLECLYLKGEIIYRQGYPSKGMDMMEQAMDGGLSAKKWYKERFEKMVKKAGGR, encoded by the coding sequence ATGATAAAACATCTCCTTCTCCTGTCAGCTGCGTTATTTGCAGCATATGCCACGGCCTTCGGCAACAGTGATCCCGACACCTTGATGTTCTATACCATTGAGGCAGCTCCCGGAGGAACGGTCATCGATATAGAAGGCGGAGGCACGGCGAATGACGTTCCGGCGATCATGTACCGCAAAAACGGCGGCTCTAACCAGCAGTTCCGTTTTATTCTTTATGGCAATGAGGGCTGGCATCTTATCCAGGGCCGCGGTTCCGGAAAATATCTCACCGTGGCAAATGACAACGTGGTGCAGCGGTCATTATCGCACAACTATGATACCCAGCTATGGCGCGTCACCGCGGCGGGGGACGGTTACCGGTTCATAACGAAAAACGGCGGCGCCATGGCAACGGGAAAGGCTCCGAAAAAAAACAACGACATCGTGATAGTGACCCGGAGCGCTCTCCCGGGAAAAACCTGGATACTGTCGCCGGCCCTCAATGAACGTGAGACGGCCGCCATGAAAGCCGCCGAGGCCTGGATACGCGGCAATTCAAATGAATACAAGCAAATTATAGGCTCTGCTGCGGGGTCAGAGCAGGGCGCCCTGCTCTTTCAGACAGCCAGGTTTATCCATACAAGCTACCACAAACCCGATGCGGCCGTGCCGGTATATCTTGAGGCGCGGAAAGCAGGCTACGATGAGCCGAACCTGTTTGAATCCCTTGCCGATGCCTACCACGGTTCAAAAAAGAGCCCCCAGGGGGCGGCCTGTCTCGATGATGGATACCGCGAAAGGCTATCAATCCTGGTGAGCGCTCCCTCAGGGACCGGCTCCCGTGCATCCCGCGATTACGAAAAGAAGAGAAAGGCGCTCCTTGAGACAGCCGCGGCCCTGATAGACTTTCACGCCGGAAAGCTAAACAGCTTCACCAGGGGACCGGAGATATACAATGATCTTTCGAAGCGCGGTATCAGCCTGAACCATCGGCGATTCCAGCGATCATGCGCTGAAAGCGCCTTCTGGGCCGGGAACGAAGCCTTTGCCAGTGGCGACTATAAAGCAGCCGCTGCCCGTTACGATGTAGTCATGGCTTTGGATGGAGTGTCTGGCGAGCCGGGGAAGATCATCAAGCGCTATGACCTCGACCGTATACTATCGATCCTGGAGCGGCGCAGGGCCCTTGGAACCATAATGCCCGACTATATCCAGAAGCACACGGCGCTTTTCGTGCTTACATTCAGCGCGCAGTTCAAGGGAAAGGAGAATATCGTATCCATATACAATTCCTATACGGAACAGGACCCCCGGGTGAAAAAAACCATCATAAACCAGGACCTGATGGCCAGGATGGTGGAGGCCTTTACCGGCGGCAGGCTCTCGATACGGTATGACCGCCATTTCCTGAAAAAATCGACCCTCACCGATTTCTACGAATGGAAAAGCAAAAAGCGCGGGATGGTATGCTCTCCCCAGATGAACAGCTTCACGCCGGAAGATGAAATCATTGACATCATGGGATCAACTGTCGCCGATACCGATGTTTATGAAATCTACTGGGACAAGACCGGTCTTCCCCGCGGCGAGTATATCTGCTTCGGCGGCAGCACGACCGGCTACCCCGTCATACCCTACACGCTGAGCATCCCCCGGCGGGGCTTCATGGAAAATCATATCGGGCGCTCCACGGGGCTCGGCCTGGTGTTCCATGAGTATTTTCACACGGTGGAGCGCGTCGGCGGCTTCAAGACACAGGACGACGAGGAAAACATCATTTCATATTATCCCGAATACGCGAAGACCAGGAGCGCGCTGGGATATTACGATTACATGTTCACCACGAAGCTCGCCGCCATGGTCGGAGGCCATGACGCAAAAAAGCTTGAAGGAGGATGGCGGGCCTTTTCATTCTCATCGCGGAGTCCCTTCAGAATGCAAGGTGTCAAACTCAAGCGACTGACAAAGCTCGCCCTTGATATACCCCTGGATCGGCGCAAAGAATCGCGCATGATACAGGAAAAAGCGCGGGCCAAGGATAAAGCCGGCCGCAAGGATGAAGCCTTTGCCCTTTACGAAAAGGCCTTCGGCATAAATCCTTCTTTTGTGGAATTTTATAAACTATCGGCAAGGCGCTCCGCCGCGGCGGGACGCAATGATGAGGCGGCGCGCTCCATGGAAACCTATCTATCCCATGCGGACAGTTCCGGCGATGCCCGGTGGCTGGGCAATCTCCTCATTGAAAAGCTCGACCGTGCCGGCGACGCGGAACGCTATTATGCCGAAGCCTATCGCCTTGGCGCCGGCAGGACGATCGCGCGCATTTCCCTGGACGCGGGATGGCGCTTTTTCAAGAAGGGTAATAACGACAAGGCCCTTACCTATTTTGAAAAAGGCCTGACTGCGGACAACTGTGATGAAAAACTGGAATGCCTGTATCTCAAGGGTGAAATCATTTACAGGCAGGGTTATCCCTCGAAGGGCATGGATATGATGGAACAGGCAATGGATGGGGGGTTGTCCGCAAAAAAATGGTATAAAGAAAGATTTGAAAAGATGGTGAAAAAGGCGGGAGGCAGGTGA
- a CDS encoding adenosylhomocysteinase — protein sequence MNVTVKRDITPLDKDLRYKVADISLAEWGRKEIQLAEDEMPGLMAVRKKYGAQKPLKGLKIMGSLHMTIQTAVLIETLQALGADVRWASCNIFSTQDHAAAAIAKADTAAVFAWKGETLEEYWWCTEQALTWPDGSGPDQIVDDGGDATLMIHQGVKAEKDPSILEKKYDNKEFKIIIDRLIASVQLNPQKWTKIAAKVKGVSEETTTGVHRLYQMEKNKELLFPAINVNDSVTKSKFDNLYGCRESLADGIKRATDIMVAGKVVVVCGYGDVGKGCAQSMRGFGARVLITEIDPICALQAAMEGYEVTTMDDAASEGDIFVTSTGNLDVITGKHMEQMKEGAIVCNIGHFDSEIAMHYLENNPKCKKDTIKPQVDKWTLESGRSIIVLAEGRLVNLGCATGHPSFVMSNSFTNQTLAQIELAQGKHEIGVYTLSKKLDEEVARLHLDKLGVKLTKMTKEQADYIGVSIEGPYKPDHYRY from the coding sequence ATGAATGTTACAGTAAAAAGAGATATCACGCCGCTTGATAAAGATCTCCGCTACAAGGTGGCGGATATTTCTCTCGCTGAATGGGGAAGAAAAGAGATTCAGCTCGCGGAAGATGAGATGCCCGGCCTCATGGCGGTACGCAAGAAATATGGCGCACAGAAGCCGTTGAAGGGCCTCAAGATCATGGGAAGTCTTCACATGACGATCCAGACGGCGGTGCTCATTGAAACGCTCCAGGCGCTTGGCGCCGATGTGAGATGGGCTTCATGCAATATTTTTTCCACCCAGGACCATGCGGCGGCGGCGATAGCCAAGGCCGATACGGCAGCGGTCTTTGCCTGGAAGGGCGAGACACTTGAGGAGTACTGGTGGTGCACGGAGCAGGCCCTGACCTGGCCTGACGGATCCGGTCCGGACCAGATCGTTGATGACGGCGGTGACGCGACTCTCATGATCCACCAGGGCGTCAAGGCGGAAAAGGATCCATCGATTCTTGAAAAGAAATATGACAACAAGGAATTCAAGATCATCATAGATAGGTTGATCGCAAGCGTTCAACTTAATCCGCAGAAATGGACCAAGATCGCCGCCAAGGTTAAAGGCGTTTCCGAGGAAACCACTACCGGCGTGCACCGCCTGTATCAAATGGAAAAGAACAAGGAGCTCCTGTTCCCGGCCATCAACGTCAATGACTCGGTCACCAAGTCGAAGTTTGATAACCTCTACGGATGCCGGGAGTCCCTGGCGGACGGCATCAAGAGAGCAACCGATATCATGGTTGCCGGTAAAGTTGTTGTCGTATGCGGATACGGTGACGTCGGCAAAGGCTGCGCCCAGTCGATGCGCGGTTTCGGCGCCAGGGTCCTCATCACTGAAATCGACCCGATCTGCGCCCTCCAGGCCGCCATGGAGGGCTACGAAGTGACCACCATGGATGACGCGGCTTCCGAAGGCGATATCTTCGTTACCTCCACCGGTAACCTGGATGTTATTACCGGGAAGCATATGGAGCAGATGAAAGAAGGGGCCATTGTATGCAATATCGGCCATTTTGACAGCGAGATAGCCATGCATTATCTTGAGAACAATCCGAAATGTAAAAAGGATACCATCAAACCCCAGGTGGACAAATGGACACTGGAATCCGGCCGCTCCATCATCGTGCTTGCGGAAGGTCGTCTTGTAAATCTCGGCTGCGCGACGGGCCATCCCAGCTTTGTCATGAGCAACAGCTTCACCAACCAGACCCTGGCGCAGATCGAGCTGGCCCAGGGCAAACATGAGATCGGTGTATACACTCTTTCCAAGAAGCTTGATGAGGAAGTTGCCCGGCTGCACCTGGACAAGCTGGGCGTCAAGCTGACAAAAATGACCAAGGAGCAGGCGGATTATATCGGTGTATCGATTGAAGGGCCCTATAAACCGGACCATTATCGGTACTAA
- a CDS encoding metallophosphoesterase, with the protein MKIIFLTDIHGSFGQTASLLYESVADLYIIAGDLIDIPFYSINTAIQYHDIQTYLHTLRKKMKREELVLEDFVNELLDSPNVPEDIIEKGSEYQQMTIRSRRVMQQKYKVLENMISFKSATVFALPGNYDMDLKFTSLHERDLHLHWHNIGGLKVAGYGGADVWTAGIPERYIVQYNGGIGLNDRNNEMWNFFKAVKPDIIVAHQPAHGIHDRIARIGPSGSPALRNFCENNSVKLCLTGHIHNDWGFKEVDGCVYLNPSNFGEVTTVQGEVSEGGFFYQIEFNETDLEKISLKKMVGDHRIHDIVEHYHIDGKWLEDIIDVERYQARRLGRNYDMEIQKYHHIPEIELFKEIKNFFRMFRTQETEERLDELDHAVEMLKDRFDDIAMDIVGSVNMGISQESSDIDIVLYVRCGRNCQDMYEQCDYYKSAKALLETIIGDKYRFEIIDCIDLNVVERSIITKNYECEVTQRFVAYRSICRPVNYKAIAPIEDILNEDIEFRREMEGSIRSYFRIFATTSQHMRSFDKYESRLKSIGIKLPESIRDKIREYLQVTNRDNLNW; encoded by the coding sequence ATGAAAATAATCTTCTTAACCGATATACACGGCTCCTTCGGCCAGACAGCATCCCTACTCTACGAATCAGTAGCCGATTTGTATATCATCGCCGGCGACCTGATCGACATCCCCTTCTATAGCATCAATACCGCGATCCAGTACCATGACATACAGACCTATCTTCACACCCTCAGGAAAAAAATGAAAAGGGAAGAGCTGGTGCTGGAGGATTTCGTCAACGAGCTGCTCGATTCCCCCAATGTCCCCGAAGATATCATCGAGAAGGGAAGCGAATACCAGCAGATGACCATCAGGTCCCGGCGCGTCATGCAGCAAAAGTACAAGGTCCTGGAAAACATGATCTCGTTCAAGTCGGCAACGGTATTCGCGCTGCCCGGCAACTACGATATGGACCTGAAATTCACGTCACTCCACGAGCGGGACCTTCACCTGCACTGGCACAACATCGGCGGCCTCAAGGTCGCCGGATACGGGGGCGCCGATGTATGGACCGCGGGAATCCCCGAGCGCTATATTGTACAATACAACGGCGGCATAGGCCTGAACGACCGCAACAACGAGATGTGGAATTTCTTCAAGGCGGTGAAACCGGACATCATCGTCGCCCACCAGCCGGCCCACGGCATACACGACCGGATCGCCCGCATAGGTCCGTCCGGGTCCCCTGCCCTCAGGAATTTCTGCGAGAACAATTCGGTGAAGCTCTGCCTTACCGGCCACATCCACAACGACTGGGGCTTCAAGGAGGTGGATGGATGCGTGTATCTCAATCCCTCCAACTTCGGCGAGGTTACCACGGTGCAGGGCGAAGTCTCCGAGGGGGGGTTCTTTTACCAGATCGAGTTCAACGAAACCGATCTCGAAAAGATATCCCTGAAAAAGATGGTCGGCGATCACCGCATTCACGATATCGTCGAGCATTACCACATTGACGGGAAGTGGCTCGAGGATATCATCGACGTGGAGCGCTACCAGGCGCGGCGGCTGGGACGGAATTACGACATGGAAATACAGAAATACCATCACATCCCCGAGATAGAGCTCTTCAAGGAGATCAAGAACTTCTTCCGCATGTTCCGCACCCAGGAGACGGAGGAGCGTCTTGACGAGCTTGACCATGCCGTGGAGATGCTCAAGGACAGGTTCGATGATATCGCCATGGATATTGTCGGCTCGGTCAACATGGGCATATCCCAGGAAAGCTCGGACATCGACATCGTCCTGTATGTACGGTGCGGAAGGAACTGCCAGGACATGTACGAGCAGTGCGATTATTACAAGAGCGCCAAGGCCCTGCTCGAAACGATCATCGGCGACAAGTACAGGTTCGAGATCATCGACTGCATCGACCTGAACGTCGTCGAGCGCAGCATCATCACGAAAAACTACGAATGCGAGGTGACCCAGCGCTTCGTTGCGTACCGGTCCATCTGCCGCCCGGTGAACTACAAGGCCATCGCGCCCATCGAAGACATCCTGAACGAAGACATTGAATTCCGCCGGGAAATGGAGGGAAGCATCCGGTCATATTTCCGGATCTTCGCCACCACGTCCCAGCACATGCGGTCCTTTGACAAGTACGAGTCGCGGCTGAAATCGATCGGGATCAAGCTTCCCGAATCGATACGGGATAAAATACGGGAGTACCTGCAGGTGACCAACAGGGATAATCTCAACTGGTAA
- a CDS encoding DUF459 domain-containing protein: MNRRIIAAIIMAGLLAPGCATYTRVKLDPPLKFLLLGDSIMAGYFGYMLEHRLRETPGVQALRVAVKSTGLSEFIRFDWPGKTMNYIRWYRPDVLIVLFGGNDCYALRRPDGSLLLFTDPAWRAEYGARLDRYLDEITPLVRRVYLVGQPSTNHPYFESRYPVLNEVFRERCRKHRGVRYVPAWEMTSRKGVFVAVMKDMKGLEGPVKYPNDPIHHTPFGGRVLTELFLDYISDEFRPAATASR; the protein is encoded by the coding sequence ATGAACCGCAGAATCATTGCCGCCATCATTATGGCGGGGCTTCTCGCCCCGGGATGCGCCACCTATACGAGGGTGAAGCTCGATCCGCCCCTCAAGTTCCTTCTCCTGGGCGATTCCATCATGGCGGGATATTTCGGGTACATGCTGGAGCACCGCCTCAGGGAGACCCCCGGCGTGCAGGCCCTCCGCGTCGCGGTCAAGTCAACGGGCCTCAGCGAATTCATCCGCTTTGACTGGCCCGGGAAGACGATGAACTATATCAGGTGGTACAGGCCCGACGTGCTGATCGTCCTCTTCGGCGGCAACGACTGTTACGCCCTGCGAAGGCCTGACGGTTCGCTGCTGCTCTTCACCGATCCCGCCTGGCGCGCGGAATACGGAGCGCGCCTTGACCGCTACCTTGACGAAATCACGCCACTGGTCAGGCGGGTATACCTGGTGGGACAGCCTTCGACCAACCATCCCTATTTTGAATCACGCTACCCGGTCCTGAACGAAGTGTTCCGCGAGCGGTGCCGGAAGCACCGCGGTGTCCGGTATGTACCGGCATGGGAAATGACCAGCAGGAAGGGAGTTTTCGTCGCGGTCATGAAGGATATGAAAGGGCTCGAGGGGCCGGTGAAGTATCCGAACGACCCGATCCATCACACGCCCTTCGGCGGCCGCGTCCTGACCGAGCTCTTCCTCGACTACATCTCCGACGAGTTCCGTCCCGCGGCGACTGCCTCGCGGTAG